The genomic interval cAAGAactcaagcagcagcaacagcactgcctccccagcagcagtagcggcgtCGACGGCCGCCGAGGCAgacagctcctccaccgctgcgtcgGTCGCCGAACGGAAAGAGGCGTTCGAAGGCGAGGGCATCGACGTGCTCCCCCGGACTGTCACCACCAagacggcggaggcgctgcagcaacgctgGGACGATGTGCGTAGACTGATCGACGTCACGGACGTCCTCAAGCAGGCGGGGGGTCTGGCAACCACAACGGCCGGCACCAAAGCGCCAACGCAGGAGATGGCGCAGCAAGCGATGGAGGTCTTcaccggtgcggcagcgttcCTGCGTGGGGTGGCCACGGGTTGCCGCTACGGTGAGTTGGAAGACGCGCTAGCTATTCAAGCAGTGGGAGATgggcagcatcagcagcagcaccacacgTCGCGTGCAGTATCGCGTGGAGGAACAGCAGTCCCAGCAGATGCcgcgcacaacagcagcggtaaGGCGAGCGCAATGTTGTTCGCCAGTGACCTCAACTTTGATGTCTGGCAGCGACTACTACAGTGCGTCCAGCAACTGCTCCAGGACATGGAGCAGTTCATGGCTCAGCAGTACGAGGTGCATGGCCTTCAGGTGGAGCCGGAGTTTGAGTGCTGGGAGGCTATGCTCGTGGTGCTGCGTTGCATCTTGGACTTCTGTCttgtgcacacgcagcagtaCGGTCGTGCAGCCGGTGGCGGCATGGCGGAGAATCTCTTTCAAGAgtccgcgcagctgcgcgcacaGTTGGTGGAAGAGAGCCGAACCCGCTTCAACAGCCGCATGCGCATCTTGTGGCTGCAGGAGATCTAAGCTGTGCCGGTCTGTTCAGCCACgactgtggtggtggcgtgaGTGATTCCCGTTGACCTGTTTACCCGGGGggccacacacccacacacacacacacacgcgcggaGAACGAGGGCATCTGCGAGTGCATTTGATTATGTCAACCCACGCACGTGTAACGACTCACCTACTTCTCGCTGCCTTTGCAAATCTCtccgcagtgctgcacacCGGACTGCTGAGCACGCTGCATCGTGCCTCTCCCTTGCACTGTCGACACGGCTCAACCCCCTTCACTTCGCCCAGACCTCTGCACAGCGCCAcgtcgagagagagaaaggtgcAAGACGAAGAGCTGGCAGCaatgtgcgcgtgtacaGGCTCGCCCTTACATGCGTCTTCGGTGGAGGTACTCATGACCCTCTTTGctccccctcacctcctcctcccttgtttgcctctcccctcataCGGTCCGCTCAGTGAGGCTGTGTATTGTggctcgcacacacacacacacacgccatctCTCTTAGTGCAACCAACACACAATGAGCTCTGCCTCGCGTGTGCCGATGCGGTCGTCGGCCGCCAAAGGTGTCGCCaggccgccatcgccgtcggcGCAGCAACCGACGCCTGGTGGTGTGCCGGGGACggcgctctcccccttcggCCCCAACGGCCCGGACATTACCCAAGTAATGCGCTACCTTCCCACCATCATGAAGGCCGCAAGTCAGATCCCTGGTATCCTTGTCGGGTTCCTCGTGACAGTGCTGTACATGCTCGTGGTGGTGAGCCGAAAAGGCTTCACCGAGACGGTGTCGCCGGTCGCCGGCTTCCATATGTTCGTTTTTTTCCTGCTTCGTGAGCTAATCGAGCCGTGGCAACAAGGACAGGCGCGCGCGGGTgtggcacgtgcgcgcgaggcacagcggcgctccTTCACGACGGACATCGCGATGCAGTATCGTGAGAAGCTCGACTGATCAATCGAGcaagcgcgtgcgtgtgtgctgacTTGGCTGCGGATCGTCTTGAGTGTGTGTTCGTGCGCTATGCCTGTACGCTCAGGAAGAAGTGCTTAGCGCATATGGGCCCCATGGATCCCTATcaaaggcgccgccgcctcctcctcctctcccatcTCTGttctgcctcttccctcatGGCAAACGCGCCTTGCCCACTTGTAGAGGGGCTCTCTGCTGTGCTCTTCCGGCCGCGGCGAACGGGTATGTGTTAAGGGGGGGACGACTGGCGCTCCTTcaggtgagggaggaagtTAGCCGAGTTTTACTACATTTTCTGTGAGTTTAAGCGAGTCtaccttcctcccccctctacGACCAGCCCCCAACCCCATCCTGCCACCGGGTGTGCCCTGAtcgagaagagagcgacTGAGCTCCGCACCTTCGTAGACGCCGTTAAAAGGGCAAGCAGCGACTCCGTGCGGACTGTAATAGAAAAGTGgactcccctccccaccaccaacaccagaCCTGGCCACGCCCAGCTCTGGTGTTGGTGGCATCGCCCCATAATAGGTCGGGGAATGGTATGGAGCCCCTCAACTCACGCatcaccctcttctcctttctctctctttcatcccTGATCTCACGCAAGCGAGGCCCGGGAGTATTCATCTACTCACCCTGCCTCACAGTACGCTCGCTTGCTACTGCATCCTAACTGAGCTACTTTCTACTCGCGCACCGACGCTCCTGCACGGCACTATTGCTCTCGTGAGTGCCACTTCTCGTGTATCTCTGGCCCTGCTCTGCTCTGTCGTGCGTGATTGGCCTGTTAAGTacgcccacccactcacgcacacgcacatgcacatacCGATAGCGACTCACTTTCTGCTCTATccttgcctccccccccccctccttctctcctcagcAAGGCAGAATGAACTTGTACACATCAGACGGGCTGCTGGTGAGTGGGGGCACCGACACAGGTGGTCTCTCGGTGGAGCAGGGGCAACGGCTACTCTCCATCTATCGACTCTTCCTTCAACTGCACCACGCTGGCACCGGTGCCATGCGCATTAAGGACATGCTCAAGCCTGGGATGACAGACTCGGTCAGCGAGCACGGGAgcgcaggtggcggtggggacaAGAACGCCGATCGACGCGGTGGCTATGGTACGGTAAACCCCAACTGGGGCTCCATAGCTCCATCCATGCCGGAAAGCCCGGCGTACACGggcagcatcgccgtcgtctcCAGCGGCACCCCATACCCCATCTTTCTCCTGTCGTCCAACGCGCTCCCACAAACTCATCGACTTCGCGGGTttgcctctgcagcggcaccgcagcagcaccaggcCGCAACCGCAGCCACAAAGAACAACAACCGCAGCGCGAATGGGTGTGAGGAAATCGCCCTGCGATGGGGTCTGCTGACGAAGCAGAACCCTTCATGCTCCGCTGCGACGGCAGGGGCGAGCGCTGCTGTAGGTGCTGTTACTGGGGCCCCTGCAAATGCGCTGACCTCCACGACAGCATCGGTGGACGTCACCGCAGCTACCGAGATGACCGCAGAAATAGGGCCCGATTCGCCAGTGGATAAGAGGGGTGCCGCCGGTGCACATCACATCTCGATGGCGAACACGACGTCTCCTTGCAGTGCGACGCcagcggcgtcggcagctGCCCCCCCGGCACGCACCTCAGCCCTCGCACTGAGCGCGTACCCATCTGGGTGGacggcggcagagctgcaggtgcACACGACGAAGCAGGTTATGGtgtgcaccgccaccgagCTGTCACTCGACCTGGACGAAGGTGTCGAGGACGGCAATGCACCGCTGCTTTTCTGCTGCTCAGTGCAGCCCACCTCGGCTTAGCCACCGGTCAGCAGGagcgtgggtgcgtgtgtgtgtgtgtgtgtgtgtgggtcgtCAACAGCGTGAGCCCTCCTAtgccctctttctctcttcgagTGCTCGTGCGGCTACTGCACAGCATGCACTACGTCACCGTTTTATtgcgactctctctctctatttaTCCTCTGTTCATTTTCCATTGGCTTCTTGTGGCGCTCCActtgtgtgtggaggggtgTTTTGGTGTAGTGCTTCGCGATGTGCGCTATTTGTTCTCCTTTGTTCTCCTAACTGTGTGTCCGTGCTTGGCTGTGCTTATGAGTAGAACTCACCCTTGGCAAGAAGAAAATCCCCCCCCTCAACAGCAGGGGGCCGCCTCAACCCTcagcacgcgtgtgcgtgtcagtGCGCCGCactgacacgcacacgcacacacacacacctgcacataACCCCATGTAtgcccacctctctcttctctctcttccccccccccaccaccacctcacaCTTTATCTAATGACTtgccccttcctctctttccctgcctgcgtctctctccgcctcctccccccctttcttcaCCGATttccacacgcacgtgcacgtgcgccCTCCTACACAACATGCCTACACGGGGGTGTATGACAGTTTTTACGCTCAACGTGTTGTTTCAGCCCCCTTGTGTAGTACCCCCACTCCCCTTCTCGCCCACGCCGACGCACCCGCTTGCACACCGGcaccttttccctctcccccctgtTTCTCCTcgcccgcctcctcgccacacGCTCTCTACTCTGttcttcaccccctcccccccccccactctctctccctctcccctcagcagagaagcgggcagaaagcgaaaaacgcacacgcacagacatacGCGGTCTCCTATTCGttgcgtgagtgtgtgtgtgtgtgtgtgcgtgtgccgagTATGGGCCCCTGTGCCCTcccggctctctctctctccctaaGGCTGCCATTTGTaagccgccgctgtgcgATTCGTCGGTGAAGGTGACTCCTGCAGCTCACTTCTATCAACTGCCACCCCTTCgggctcccccccccccctgcatGGGTGCATCGTGTGGATGTGTTTCGTGGCTCGCTGGGTGGTTGACTTTTTCATCTTGTAGAGACTGTAGGATTTTGACGCGACTCTGTCAGGGtgtcactgtgtgtgtgtgtgtgcgtgtgtgtgtgcatttttttttctctgtcgGTCGCCttcccacctccctcctctaTTACCGTCCGCCAGACTTTGACCCATCGGCTCCTCTCTCACCATCTCCTCGTCCGCTCTACGTCAgccgctccctccctccccagtCACATCATCAcagcagagacacacacagaacaACGAGACACAGCCGAGGGACGAGTGAAGCGCACGGCTGACCGCGCCCTCTCGACTCCAAAAGCGTGTGAGAACGAAATACGCAGGGATATAGCgtgaaaagggggtgaaAAGGAACAGGCTCCCCTCAGCCCTgcccctcctcgtcatctcGTTCTCTGagtctctccccctccttccctgaCTCCCCCCGCTGTCGATCCAGtagagggagaagcgaacgaaagagagagagagagagagagagagagtaggcCATCGCAGAAGCCAAGGAGCGGAAAGCGAGAGTAAGCGTCAGTGTCACGCAGTACTTACTCGAGAAGACGCAGGGGGATATTCTCAAgcgcacccgctgcagcagcgagtgcaCGTGCCCTccaccacacacccacaccgtccccctcttcatcccAATCACGAGCGCcaaggaaaaaaacgaaagtGGAAGAACGAACAAAACAACAAAGTGATTGGGAACGGTCTGAACCCATACGCGCGCGCCCCTTCCCCgagctccctctctctctccctctctccctctctcgcagtCGCTGTCGCTTGactcctgtgtgtgtgtgtgtgggaaggcggcgtctgtgtgcctctcttgttttttccTCATCCCCTCTTGCTGGTTTCCTGTTGCACCTTCTTTCGCTATCCGTCATtatctcttttctctgtttctctccaggtgtgcgtgtgtgtgtgtgtgtatctctCTGAAGGACGCTAAACGTACTGTTGgcctccaccccctcactgcaccccccccctcactcctCACGCATTGAGCACACCTTGTCCCGTCtatcctcttcccctccacacgactcttctctctcttcccttctctacttgtgttttcctttgcttcaCTGTGTGGACATCCCCCCTGTGCTTGTCCcccctgcgctgctgtgcacaGATCTTCTTGCTTTGCCTCTTTTTGGGTGACCCTCGCCTCCATCCCCGCCTCTGAGTTGTtctcctgcgtgtgtgtgtgtgtgtgggcgtgtgctcTCCTTGACTGCTGCCAGTGCTACCCTTTTGGTGTTGAGGCGTGCCCTCACACGAAGGTTCATCTCTCCGCGCCTGCGCATCTGTCCGTAGCTACTGTCCTACACACACTCGTACactcccacccccacctcccaccgccacgcacacgcgtatTCGCTGTCAGcgcccctttttctccctggggtttttttttttgcgtaTTTCTAGTTTTGGTTGTCGCCCGCCGTGTTGCCCCTCgtgtctgcgtctctctccgtgcacCTCGGtgtgccctctctctctttccctccctccttccctctccccgtcTCTTGTAGAGCTGGTCCTCACTGCTTGAAGGCTGTCGCCAGGGGTCTACCTGCGCTTGGGCATCACACCAAACTACTACGCTTTATTTCGTTGGTTTGCTTATCTGTATTCCTTTCCTCCGCATCCTTCCCCCACTGTAATCGagcccttttctctcttctctacacctgcctcctccccctcccctcccctattCTCGCATAGCTCTGCACGAAGACGCAACCACGTATACCCACATAGCCGCAGCTCTACACATACACGACAACAACGCAGACGTTGATCTAGGCTGGGGACTGGAGTTTGCTCGCTTCTCGTCCTGCGTCTCGTCGCCTGCCTGCTTCTcttcggtgtgcgtgtacgtctctctctctctttctctctctctctctcctcgctgctcacgtgtacgtctctcttttctctgttcaTCCTCGACTGTGTTGACTGTGCCTGGTgtggccgtggtggtgcccccccccttttttagTGTTTACTGGTGTTTGTCTGCCTGTAGAAGGGCGCCCGCCGACGCCACGTCCGCGCATTGTCTTCAGAAGgcaagaaaagaagaggaaagacgaCATCCGCTCACTCGgccccacgcacgcgcacacgcctccactctctctctctctctctgttgtttCTTCTTGCTTTCCTTTGGGCTCTTCCTTTTCGtatcttttctctcttgcccccccccctccctcccaccgcCCTCGACACCATCCCTTTCAACTCTCGGTGTCTGTCGGCATCGCTTCGTGCTGCGGAGTTTTGTtggcttctctgtgtgtgtgtgtgcgtgtgtcgcTACGTGCAGGAGTGCCTCTTCCTGACTtgcaccccttcccctcttcgtgGGTGGCTTTTGACTCTCCGACCGCCA from Leishmania panamensis strain MHOM/PA/94/PSC-1 chromosome 15 sequence carries:
- a CDS encoding hypothetical protein (TriTrypDB/GeneDB-style sysID: LpmP.15.0450), with protein sequence MRSSAAKGVARPPSPSAQQPTPGGVPGTALSPFGPNGPDITQVMRYLPTIMKAASQIPGILVGFLVTVLYMLVVVSRKGFTETVSPVAGFHMFVFFLLRELIEPWQQGQARAGVARAREAQRRSFTTDIAMQYREKLD
- a CDS encoding hypothetical protein (TriTrypDB/GeneDB-style sysID: LpmP.15.0460); the encoded protein is MNLYTSDGLLVSGGTDTGGLSVEQGQRLLSIYRLFLQLHHAGTGAMRIKDMLKPGMTDSVSEHGSAGGGGDKNADRRGGYGTVNPNWGSIAPSMPESPAYTGSIAVVSSGTPYPIFLLSSNALPQTHRLRGFASAAAPQQHQAATAATKNNNRSANGCEEIALRWGLLTKQNPSCSAATAGASAAVGAVTGAPANALTSTTASVDVTAATEMTAEIGPDSPVDKRGAAGAHHISMANTTSPCSATPAASAAAPPARTSALALSAYPSGWTAAELQVHTTKQVMVCTATELSLDLDEGVEDGNAPLLFCCSVQPTSA